One Scomber scombrus chromosome 1, fScoSco1.1, whole genome shotgun sequence DNA segment encodes these proteins:
- the sinhcafl gene encoding SIN3-HDAC complex associated factor, like, which yields MFGFHKSKIYRSNDGCCICKTKSSSSRFTDSSRYEETFRLCFGLSEDRVGDICNACVLLVKRWKKLPNGSKKNWNHVVDARAGPGFKVTKPKKIKNSDGKKKSKLNKLHKLKRQNSDAHSTTSSVSPAQSPSYSNQSDDGSDIESKQRRSTPSIFSFLDRSYWKRQANLIYSY from the exons ATGTTTGGCTTTCACAAGTCAAAGATTTACCGGAGTAACGACGGCTGCTGCATCTGCAAGACCAAGTCCTCCAGTTCACGCTTCACAGACAGCAGTCGATATGAAGAAACATTCAGGCTCTGCTTTGG gTTGTCAGAGGATCGTGTTGGAGACATCTGCAACGCCTGTGTGTTACTGGTGAAGAGGTGGAAGAAGCTGCCTAATGGCTCCAAGAAGAACTGGAACCAT GTGGTGGATGCCAGAGCCGGGCCGGGCTTCAAGGTGACAAAACCCAAGAAGATCAAGAACAGTGAtgggaagaagaaaagcaaGCTAAATAAGCTTCACAAGTTAAAGAGACAAA ACTCAGATGCCCACAGTACGACCTCCAGTGTGTCTCCTGCCCAGTCACCCAGCTACAGCAACCAATCAGATGACGGCTCAGACATCGAGTCCAAACAGAGACGCTCGACTCCGTCTATCTTCTCTTTCTTGGACCGTTCCTACTGGAAAAGGCAGGCAAACTTAATTTATTCTTATTAG